One Ricinus communis isolate WT05 ecotype wild-type chromosome 1, ASM1957865v1, whole genome shotgun sequence DNA window includes the following coding sequences:
- the LOC8287004 gene encoding SNF1-related protein kinase regulatory subunit gamma-1-like isoform X2: MGMHGFTKTHSKSNLIFEPKKLLQGSLVLCNIDMAQTKEKRASSNLESCDAYFETIQSRKKLPLSLQDTLTTAFARIPVSSFPLVPRGKDTSVADAVKILSECNITAAPVKNSEAGTSSDWRDKYLGMIDYSAIILWVLESAELAAVALSASRATAAGVGAGAVGALGAVALGITGPAAIAGLTAAAVGAAVVGGVAADKGMGKDAPTAASNLGKDFYKVILQEEPFKSTTVRSVLKSYRWAPFLAVATDSSMLSVLLLLWKYRLRNVPVVEPGKTDVQNFITQSAIVQGLEGCKGRDWFDCIAARPISDFGLPFMSANEVISIRSNELILEAFKRMRDNHIGGLPVVEGANKRIVWNLSKRDIRHLLLKPELFNNFRQLTVTDFMVTFSKTHEIGRGIPPITCKPDASLGSVIHSLAWNSVHRIYVVAGNENEVVGVITLRDVISCFIYEPADHSDNYFGFSTKEMLNN, from the exons ATGGGTATGCATGGCTTTACCAAAACTCATTCCAAATCCAATCTAATCTTTGAACCCAAAAAACTTTTACAG GGAAGTCTTGTTCTATGCAATATAGATATGGCACAAACCAAAGAGAAGAGGGCGAGTTCCAATCTTGAAAGCTGTGATGCTTATTTTGAGACCATACAATCCAGGAAAAAGTTACCATTATCATTGCAGGACACTTTAACTACTGCTTTCGCAAGGATTCCTGTCTCATCATTCCCACTAGTGCCCAGGGGCAAAG ATACTTCTGTTGCTGATGCTGTCAAGATTTTATCTGAATGCAACATTACGGCTGCTCCTGTGAAAAATTCAGAAGCAGGGACTAGTTCTGATTGGAGAGACAAATACCTTGGTATGATAGATTACTCCGCAATTATTCTCTGGGTGTTAGAGAGTGCAGAGCTTGCAGCTGTTGCTTTATCCGCCAGTAGAGCAACAGCTGCTGGTGTGGGTGCTGGAGCTGTTGGTGCTCTTGGAGCAGTAGCACTGGGCATCACGGGTCCAGCTGCAATTGCTGGGTTAACTGCAGCAGCAGTTGGGGCTGCTGTTGTTGGTGGAGTGGCTGCAGATAAGGGGATGGGGAAAGATGCTCCTACAGCTGCCAGCAACTTGGGCAAGGATTTCTACAAAGTTATCCTACAAGAAGAACCCTTCAAGTCAACCACT GTGAGATCGGTACTTAAATCGTACCGCTGGGCTCCTTTCCTTGCAGTTGCAACAGATAGTTCGATGTTGAGTGTTTTGCTTTTACTCTGGAAATACAGGCTGCGGAATGTACCTGTGGTTGAACCTGGAAAGACTGATGTTCAGAACTTCATTACCCAATCTGCTATTGTTCAGGGTCTAGAAGGATGCAAGGGAAGGGATTGGTTTGACTGTATTGCTGCACGACCTATCTCAGATTTCGGACTACCTTTCATGTCTGCTAAtgag GTTATTAGCATCCGAAGCAATGAATTGATTCTTGAAGCTTTCAAGCGAATGAGAGATAACCATATTGGTGGTCTTCCAGTTGTAGAGGGGGCCAATAAGAGGATAGTTTGGAATTTAAGCAAAAGGGATATAAGGCACTTGCTGCTCAAACCTGAACTTTTCAACAATTTCAG GCAGCTCACAGTTACTGATTTCATGGTAACTTTCAGCAAGACCCATGAAATCGGCAGAGGCATTCCACCAATAACATGCAAACCAGATGCTAGTCTTGGAAGTGTGATCCACAGTCTTGCTTGGAATTCAGTTCACAGGATTTATGTGGTGGCTGGCAATGAAAATGAGGTTGTTGGTGTGATTACACTAAGAGATGTTATCTCTTGTTTCATATACGAGCCCGCTGACCATTCAGACAACTACTTTGGGTTTTCGACAAAAGAAATGTTGAACAATTAA
- the LOC8287004 gene encoding SNF1-related protein kinase regulatory subunit gamma-1-like isoform X3: MGMHGFTKTHSKSNLIFEPKKLLQGSLVLCNIDMAQTKEKRASSNLESCDAYFETIQSRKKLPLSLQDTLTTAFARIPVSSFPLVPRGKVIEILADTSVADAVKILSECNITAAPVKNSEAGTSSDWRDKYLGMIDYSAIILWVLESAELAAVALSASRATAAGVGAGAVGALGAVALGITGPAAIAGLTAAAVGAAVVGGVAADKGMGKDAPTAASNLGKDFYKVILQEEPFKSTTVRSVLKSYRWAPFLAVATDSSMLSVLLLLWKYRLRNVPVVEPGKTDVQNFITQSAIVQGLEGCKGRDWFDCIAARPISDFGLPFMSANEVISIRSNELILEAFKRMRDNHIGGLPVVEGANKRIVWNLSKRDIRHLLLKPELFNNFSKTHEIGRGIPPITCKPDASLGSVIHSLAWNSVHRIYVVAGNENEVVGVITLRDVISCFIYEPADHSDNYFGFSTKEMLNN; this comes from the exons ATGGGTATGCATGGCTTTACCAAAACTCATTCCAAATCCAATCTAATCTTTGAACCCAAAAAACTTTTACAG GGAAGTCTTGTTCTATGCAATATAGATATGGCACAAACCAAAGAGAAGAGGGCGAGTTCCAATCTTGAAAGCTGTGATGCTTATTTTGAGACCATACAATCCAGGAAAAAGTTACCATTATCATTGCAGGACACTTTAACTACTGCTTTCGCAAGGATTCCTGTCTCATCATTCCCACTAGTGCCCAGGGGCAAAG TCATTGAAATTCTGGCAGATACTTCTGTTGCTGATGCTGTCAAGATTTTATCTGAATGCAACATTACGGCTGCTCCTGTGAAAAATTCAGAAGCAGGGACTAGTTCTGATTGGAGAGACAAATACCTTGGTATGATAGATTACTCCGCAATTATTCTCTGGGTGTTAGAGAGTGCAGAGCTTGCAGCTGTTGCTTTATCCGCCAGTAGAGCAACAGCTGCTGGTGTGGGTGCTGGAGCTGTTGGTGCTCTTGGAGCAGTAGCACTGGGCATCACGGGTCCAGCTGCAATTGCTGGGTTAACTGCAGCAGCAGTTGGGGCTGCTGTTGTTGGTGGAGTGGCTGCAGATAAGGGGATGGGGAAAGATGCTCCTACAGCTGCCAGCAACTTGGGCAAGGATTTCTACAAAGTTATCCTACAAGAAGAACCCTTCAAGTCAACCACT GTGAGATCGGTACTTAAATCGTACCGCTGGGCTCCTTTCCTTGCAGTTGCAACAGATAGTTCGATGTTGAGTGTTTTGCTTTTACTCTGGAAATACAGGCTGCGGAATGTACCTGTGGTTGAACCTGGAAAGACTGATGTTCAGAACTTCATTACCCAATCTGCTATTGTTCAGGGTCTAGAAGGATGCAAGGGAAGGGATTGGTTTGACTGTATTGCTGCACGACCTATCTCAGATTTCGGACTACCTTTCATGTCTGCTAAtgag GTTATTAGCATCCGAAGCAATGAATTGATTCTTGAAGCTTTCAAGCGAATGAGAGATAACCATATTGGTGGTCTTCCAGTTGTAGAGGGGGCCAATAAGAGGATAGTTTGGAATTTAAGCAAAAGGGATATAAGGCACTTGCTGCTCAAACCTGAACTTTTCAACAATTTCAG CAAGACCCATGAAATCGGCAGAGGCATTCCACCAATAACATGCAAACCAGATGCTAGTCTTGGAAGTGTGATCCACAGTCTTGCTTGGAATTCAGTTCACAGGATTTATGTGGTGGCTGGCAATGAAAATGAGGTTGTTGGTGTGATTACACTAAGAGATGTTATCTCTTGTTTCATATACGAGCCCGCTGACCATTCAGACAACTACTTTGGGTTTTCGACAAAAGAAATGTTGAACAATTAA
- the LOC8287004 gene encoding SNF1-related protein kinase regulatory subunit gamma-1-like isoform X1, whose product MGMHGFTKTHSKSNLIFEPKKLLQGSLVLCNIDMAQTKEKRASSNLESCDAYFETIQSRKKLPLSLQDTLTTAFARIPVSSFPLVPRGKVIEILADTSVADAVKILSECNITAAPVKNSEAGTSSDWRDKYLGMIDYSAIILWVLESAELAAVALSASRATAAGVGAGAVGALGAVALGITGPAAIAGLTAAAVGAAVVGGVAADKGMGKDAPTAASNLGKDFYKVILQEEPFKSTTVRSVLKSYRWAPFLAVATDSSMLSVLLLLWKYRLRNVPVVEPGKTDVQNFITQSAIVQGLEGCKGRDWFDCIAARPISDFGLPFMSANEVISIRSNELILEAFKRMRDNHIGGLPVVEGANKRIVWNLSKRDIRHLLLKPELFNNFRQLTVTDFMVTFSKTHEIGRGIPPITCKPDASLGSVIHSLAWNSVHRIYVVAGNENEVVGVITLRDVISCFIYEPADHSDNYFGFSTKEMLNN is encoded by the exons ATGGGTATGCATGGCTTTACCAAAACTCATTCCAAATCCAATCTAATCTTTGAACCCAAAAAACTTTTACAG GGAAGTCTTGTTCTATGCAATATAGATATGGCACAAACCAAAGAGAAGAGGGCGAGTTCCAATCTTGAAAGCTGTGATGCTTATTTTGAGACCATACAATCCAGGAAAAAGTTACCATTATCATTGCAGGACACTTTAACTACTGCTTTCGCAAGGATTCCTGTCTCATCATTCCCACTAGTGCCCAGGGGCAAAG TCATTGAAATTCTGGCAGATACTTCTGTTGCTGATGCTGTCAAGATTTTATCTGAATGCAACATTACGGCTGCTCCTGTGAAAAATTCAGAAGCAGGGACTAGTTCTGATTGGAGAGACAAATACCTTGGTATGATAGATTACTCCGCAATTATTCTCTGGGTGTTAGAGAGTGCAGAGCTTGCAGCTGTTGCTTTATCCGCCAGTAGAGCAACAGCTGCTGGTGTGGGTGCTGGAGCTGTTGGTGCTCTTGGAGCAGTAGCACTGGGCATCACGGGTCCAGCTGCAATTGCTGGGTTAACTGCAGCAGCAGTTGGGGCTGCTGTTGTTGGTGGAGTGGCTGCAGATAAGGGGATGGGGAAAGATGCTCCTACAGCTGCCAGCAACTTGGGCAAGGATTTCTACAAAGTTATCCTACAAGAAGAACCCTTCAAGTCAACCACT GTGAGATCGGTACTTAAATCGTACCGCTGGGCTCCTTTCCTTGCAGTTGCAACAGATAGTTCGATGTTGAGTGTTTTGCTTTTACTCTGGAAATACAGGCTGCGGAATGTACCTGTGGTTGAACCTGGAAAGACTGATGTTCAGAACTTCATTACCCAATCTGCTATTGTTCAGGGTCTAGAAGGATGCAAGGGAAGGGATTGGTTTGACTGTATTGCTGCACGACCTATCTCAGATTTCGGACTACCTTTCATGTCTGCTAAtgag GTTATTAGCATCCGAAGCAATGAATTGATTCTTGAAGCTTTCAAGCGAATGAGAGATAACCATATTGGTGGTCTTCCAGTTGTAGAGGGGGCCAATAAGAGGATAGTTTGGAATTTAAGCAAAAGGGATATAAGGCACTTGCTGCTCAAACCTGAACTTTTCAACAATTTCAG GCAGCTCACAGTTACTGATTTCATGGTAACTTTCAGCAAGACCCATGAAATCGGCAGAGGCATTCCACCAATAACATGCAAACCAGATGCTAGTCTTGGAAGTGTGATCCACAGTCTTGCTTGGAATTCAGTTCACAGGATTTATGTGGTGGCTGGCAATGAAAATGAGGTTGTTGGTGTGATTACACTAAGAGATGTTATCTCTTGTTTCATATACGAGCCCGCTGACCATTCAGACAACTACTTTGGGTTTTCGACAAAAGAAATGTTGAACAATTAA
- the LOC8287004 gene encoding SNF1-related protein kinase regulatory subunit gamma-1-like isoform X4, whose amino-acid sequence MAQTKEKRASSNLESCDAYFETIQSRKKLPLSLQDTLTTAFARIPVSSFPLVPRGKVIEILADTSVADAVKILSECNITAAPVKNSEAGTSSDWRDKYLGMIDYSAIILWVLESAELAAVALSASRATAAGVGAGAVGALGAVALGITGPAAIAGLTAAAVGAAVVGGVAADKGMGKDAPTAASNLGKDFYKVILQEEPFKSTTVRSVLKSYRWAPFLAVATDSSMLSVLLLLWKYRLRNVPVVEPGKTDVQNFITQSAIVQGLEGCKGRDWFDCIAARPISDFGLPFMSANEVISIRSNELILEAFKRMRDNHIGGLPVVEGANKRIVWNLSKRDIRHLLLKPELFNNFRQLTVTDFMVTFSKTHEIGRGIPPITCKPDASLGSVIHSLAWNSVHRIYVVAGNENEVVGVITLRDVISCFIYEPADHSDNYFGFSTKEMLNN is encoded by the exons ATGGCACAAACCAAAGAGAAGAGGGCGAGTTCCAATCTTGAAAGCTGTGATGCTTATTTTGAGACCATACAATCCAGGAAAAAGTTACCATTATCATTGCAGGACACTTTAACTACTGCTTTCGCAAGGATTCCTGTCTCATCATTCCCACTAGTGCCCAGGGGCAAAG TCATTGAAATTCTGGCAGATACTTCTGTTGCTGATGCTGTCAAGATTTTATCTGAATGCAACATTACGGCTGCTCCTGTGAAAAATTCAGAAGCAGGGACTAGTTCTGATTGGAGAGACAAATACCTTGGTATGATAGATTACTCCGCAATTATTCTCTGGGTGTTAGAGAGTGCAGAGCTTGCAGCTGTTGCTTTATCCGCCAGTAGAGCAACAGCTGCTGGTGTGGGTGCTGGAGCTGTTGGTGCTCTTGGAGCAGTAGCACTGGGCATCACGGGTCCAGCTGCAATTGCTGGGTTAACTGCAGCAGCAGTTGGGGCTGCTGTTGTTGGTGGAGTGGCTGCAGATAAGGGGATGGGGAAAGATGCTCCTACAGCTGCCAGCAACTTGGGCAAGGATTTCTACAAAGTTATCCTACAAGAAGAACCCTTCAAGTCAACCACT GTGAGATCGGTACTTAAATCGTACCGCTGGGCTCCTTTCCTTGCAGTTGCAACAGATAGTTCGATGTTGAGTGTTTTGCTTTTACTCTGGAAATACAGGCTGCGGAATGTACCTGTGGTTGAACCTGGAAAGACTGATGTTCAGAACTTCATTACCCAATCTGCTATTGTTCAGGGTCTAGAAGGATGCAAGGGAAGGGATTGGTTTGACTGTATTGCTGCACGACCTATCTCAGATTTCGGACTACCTTTCATGTCTGCTAAtgag GTTATTAGCATCCGAAGCAATGAATTGATTCTTGAAGCTTTCAAGCGAATGAGAGATAACCATATTGGTGGTCTTCCAGTTGTAGAGGGGGCCAATAAGAGGATAGTTTGGAATTTAAGCAAAAGGGATATAAGGCACTTGCTGCTCAAACCTGAACTTTTCAACAATTTCAG GCAGCTCACAGTTACTGATTTCATGGTAACTTTCAGCAAGACCCATGAAATCGGCAGAGGCATTCCACCAATAACATGCAAACCAGATGCTAGTCTTGGAAGTGTGATCCACAGTCTTGCTTGGAATTCAGTTCACAGGATTTATGTGGTGGCTGGCAATGAAAATGAGGTTGTTGGTGTGATTACACTAAGAGATGTTATCTCTTGTTTCATATACGAGCCCGCTGACCATTCAGACAACTACTTTGGGTTTTCGACAAAAGAAATGTTGAACAATTAA
- the LOC8287004 gene encoding SNF1-related protein kinase regulatory subunit gamma-1-like isoform X5 encodes MAQTKEKRASSNLESCDAYFETIQSRKKLPLSLQDTLTTAFARIPVSSFPLVPRGKDTSVADAVKILSECNITAAPVKNSEAGTSSDWRDKYLGMIDYSAIILWVLESAELAAVALSASRATAAGVGAGAVGALGAVALGITGPAAIAGLTAAAVGAAVVGGVAADKGMGKDAPTAASNLGKDFYKVILQEEPFKSTTVRSVLKSYRWAPFLAVATDSSMLSVLLLLWKYRLRNVPVVEPGKTDVQNFITQSAIVQGLEGCKGRDWFDCIAARPISDFGLPFMSANEVISIRSNELILEAFKRMRDNHIGGLPVVEGANKRIVWNLSKRDIRHLLLKPELFNNFRQLTVTDFMVTFSKTHEIGRGIPPITCKPDASLGSVIHSLAWNSVHRIYVVAGNENEVVGVITLRDVISCFIYEPADHSDNYFGFSTKEMLNN; translated from the exons ATGGCACAAACCAAAGAGAAGAGGGCGAGTTCCAATCTTGAAAGCTGTGATGCTTATTTTGAGACCATACAATCCAGGAAAAAGTTACCATTATCATTGCAGGACACTTTAACTACTGCTTTCGCAAGGATTCCTGTCTCATCATTCCCACTAGTGCCCAGGGGCAAAG ATACTTCTGTTGCTGATGCTGTCAAGATTTTATCTGAATGCAACATTACGGCTGCTCCTGTGAAAAATTCAGAAGCAGGGACTAGTTCTGATTGGAGAGACAAATACCTTGGTATGATAGATTACTCCGCAATTATTCTCTGGGTGTTAGAGAGTGCAGAGCTTGCAGCTGTTGCTTTATCCGCCAGTAGAGCAACAGCTGCTGGTGTGGGTGCTGGAGCTGTTGGTGCTCTTGGAGCAGTAGCACTGGGCATCACGGGTCCAGCTGCAATTGCTGGGTTAACTGCAGCAGCAGTTGGGGCTGCTGTTGTTGGTGGAGTGGCTGCAGATAAGGGGATGGGGAAAGATGCTCCTACAGCTGCCAGCAACTTGGGCAAGGATTTCTACAAAGTTATCCTACAAGAAGAACCCTTCAAGTCAACCACT GTGAGATCGGTACTTAAATCGTACCGCTGGGCTCCTTTCCTTGCAGTTGCAACAGATAGTTCGATGTTGAGTGTTTTGCTTTTACTCTGGAAATACAGGCTGCGGAATGTACCTGTGGTTGAACCTGGAAAGACTGATGTTCAGAACTTCATTACCCAATCTGCTATTGTTCAGGGTCTAGAAGGATGCAAGGGAAGGGATTGGTTTGACTGTATTGCTGCACGACCTATCTCAGATTTCGGACTACCTTTCATGTCTGCTAAtgag GTTATTAGCATCCGAAGCAATGAATTGATTCTTGAAGCTTTCAAGCGAATGAGAGATAACCATATTGGTGGTCTTCCAGTTGTAGAGGGGGCCAATAAGAGGATAGTTTGGAATTTAAGCAAAAGGGATATAAGGCACTTGCTGCTCAAACCTGAACTTTTCAACAATTTCAG GCAGCTCACAGTTACTGATTTCATGGTAACTTTCAGCAAGACCCATGAAATCGGCAGAGGCATTCCACCAATAACATGCAAACCAGATGCTAGTCTTGGAAGTGTGATCCACAGTCTTGCTTGGAATTCAGTTCACAGGATTTATGTGGTGGCTGGCAATGAAAATGAGGTTGTTGGTGTGATTACACTAAGAGATGTTATCTCTTGTTTCATATACGAGCCCGCTGACCATTCAGACAACTACTTTGGGTTTTCGACAAAAGAAATGTTGAACAATTAA
- the LOC8287005 gene encoding pentatricopeptide repeat-containing protein At2g02750, with protein MKHQIVKLVANGFYKEAISLHSRLHSASIHPHQFTFPALLKACAKLNSLLQAQIIHTHLIKTGFNLNIYTATALTSMYMQLALLPDAMKVFDEMPDRNQASFNATISGFSQKGCCMEALIVFKEMAFCGFRPNSVTIASVLPACDSVDLSVQMHCCAIKLGVEMDVYVATSLVTTYSGCGHLTLATKVFGEMPNRTVVSYNAFVSGLLHNGVTNVVLKVFKDMREYSTLKPNSLTLVSVIAACSTLLYIQFGMQVHGFLKKTQMGCDTMVGTSLVDMYSKCGYWKWAYNVFNEMNDNKNLITWNSMIAGMMLNAQSQNAIELFELLESQGLEPDSATWNSMISGFEQLDKGVEAFKFFKKMQLSGMVPSLKSVTSLLAACASLTALQCGKEIHGHVVRTNMNFDEFMATGLIDMYMKCGCSLWGQRVFDQFEIKPKDPAIWNALISGYARNGENESVFEVFDQMLEEKVEPNLTTFTGVLTVCGHTGKVDEGWEVFRMIATDYGLKPKAKHFSCMVDLLGRSGRLDEARKLIEDMSEPPASVFASLLGACMHHLHSELGEEMAIKLSELEPEDPSPFVILSNIYAGLGRWEDAEEVRQMINDRGLRKLPGYCSVGVA; from the coding sequence ATGAAGCACCAAATAGTAAAACTAGTAGCTAATGGTTTTTACAAAGAAGCCATTTCTTTACACTCTCGACTCCACTCTGCTTCCATACATCCTCACCAATTCACATTCCCTGCTCTCCTCAAGGCATGCGCCAAACTCAACTCCCTTCTCCAGGCCCAAATCATCCACACGCATCTCATCAAAACTGGCTTCAACTTGAACATATACACAGCCACTGCCCTCACCAGCATGTACATGCAGCTTGCTCTTTTACCTGATGCTATGAAGGTGTTCGACGAAATGCCTGACAGAAACCAGGCCTCTTTCAACGCCACTATTTCTGGGTTTTCTCAAAAGGGCTGTTGTATGGAAGCTCTGATAGTGTTTAAAGAGATGGCTTTCTGTGGGTTTAGGCCTAATTCAGTTACCATAGCTAGTGTGTTGCCTGCTTGTGATAGTGTTGACCTTTCTGTGCAAATGCATTGCTGCGCTATCAAGTTGGGCGTGGAAATGGATGTGTATGTTGCTACATCATTGGTGACTACTTATTCTGGCTGTGGACATCTAACTTTGGCTACAAAAGTGTTTGGAGAGATGCCTAATAGGACTGTGGTGAGTTATAATGCTTTTGTCTCGGGGCTTTTGCATAATGGAGTGACAAATGTAGTACTGAAGGTGTTTAAGGATATGAGAGAATATTCAACGTTAAAACCCAATTCACTTACATTGGTTTCTGTTATTGCTGCTTGTTCTACTCTTTTGTATATTCAGTTTGGAATGCAGGTTCATGGGTTTTTAAAGAAGACACAGATGGGCTGTGACACTATGGTGGGAACTTCACTTGTAGATATGTATTCTAAGTGCGGTTATTGGAAATGGGCGTACAATGTATTTAACGAAATgaatgataataagaacttgATAACATGGAATTCAATGATCGCTGGTATGATGCTGAATGCTCAGAGTCAGAATGCTATTGAGTTATTTGAACTTTTAGAATCTCAAGGACTTGAACCTGATTCAGCAACATGGAACTCAATGATTAGCGGGTTTGAACAGTTAGACAAGGGGGTTGAAGcgtttaaatttttcaagaaaatgcAATTGTCTGGTATGGTCCCAAGTTTGAAGTCCGTTACAAGTTTATTAGCAGCTTGTGCATCTTTGACTGCTTTGCAATGTGGCAAAGAGATTCATGGGCATGTTGTTAGAACTAATatgaattttgatgaatttatgGCTACTGGACTAATTGATATGTACATGAAGTGCGGGTGTTCTCTCTGGGGACAAAGAGTTTTCGATCAGTTTGAAATAAAACCAAAAGACCCAGCAATTTGGAATGCACTGATATCTGGGTATGCAAGAAATGGAGAGAATGAATCTGTTTTCGAGGTGTTTGACCAGATGCTAGAGGAGAAGGTGGAACCAAATTTGACAACTTTTACTGGGGTTTTAACTGTTTGTGGTCACACTGGTAAGGTTGACGAAGGGTGGGAAGTTTTCAGGATGATAGCCACGGATTATGGATTGAAACCGAAGGCAAAGCATTTCAGTTGCATGGTAGACCTGTTGGGTCGGTCTGGGAGGCTGGATGAAGCTAGAAAACTAATAGAAGACATGTCAGAGCCACCTGCTTCTGTTTTTGCATCTCTCCTTGGTGCTTGTATGCATCACTTGCACTCTGAGCTGGGAGAAGAAATGGCTATCAAGCTCTCAGAACTAGAACCAGAGGACCCATCTCCTTTCGTGATCCTCTCAAATATATATGCTGGACTGGGAAGATGGGAAGATGCAGAAGAAGTTAGACAAATGATAAACGATAGAGGATTAAGAAAACTCCCAGGATATTGTTCAGTTGGAGTTgcataa
- the LOC8287006 gene encoding ubiquitin-conjugating enzyme E2 2, giving the protein MSTPARKRLMRDFKRLQQDPPAGISGAPQDNNIMLWNAVIFGPDDTPWDGGTFKLTLQFTEDYPNKPPTVRFVSRMFHPNIYADGSICLDILQNQWSPIYDVAAILTSIQSLLCDPNPNSPANSEAARMFSENKREYNRRVREIVEQSWTAD; this is encoded by the exons ATGTCGACTCCAGCAAGGAAGAGACTGATGAGGGATTTTAAGAGGTTGCAACAAGATCCTCCTGCAGGGATTAGTGGTGCTCCTCAAGACAACAATATTATGCTGTGGAATGCTGTTATATTTGG TCCTGATGACACCCCATGGGATGGAG GTACGTTTAAGTTGACACTTCAATTTACAGAAGATTATCCAAATAAGCCCCCAACAGTGCGTTTTGTTTCTAGAATGTTCCATCCAAATA TTTATGCAGATGGAAGCATTTGTTTGGACATTCTACAGAATCAATGGAGTCCCATTTATGATGTGGCAGCCATACTCACTTCCATCCag TCATTACTCTGTGACCCAAATCCAAACTCTCCTGCAAACTCAGAAGCTGCTCGGATGTTTAGCGAGAACAAGCGTGAATACAATAGGAGAGTACGTGAAATCGTTGAGCAGAGTTGGACTGCTGATTAG